The Scatophagus argus isolate fScaArg1 chromosome 20, fScaArg1.pri, whole genome shotgun sequence genome window below encodes:
- the LOC124051195 gene encoding sphingosine 1-phosphate receptor 3, whose protein sequence is MINPQIYLHYNYTGKLDHRPSVGTSPGTVDIKTIVFLIICSFIVLENLTVLVAIWRNHRFHNRMYYFIGNLALCDLLAGVAYLVNLLLSGEKTLQLSPALWFVREGSMFVALGASIFSLLAIAIERHLTMIKMRPYDANKNYRVFLLIGTCWLIAISLGALPILGWNCLDNLPDCSTVLPLYTKKYVAFCIIVFMVLLLAMSVLYARIYILVKSSSRKVSKHRNSEHAMSLLRTVIIVVGVFIACWTPIFVLLLVDVACEQRCPILYKADWFIAVAVLNSAMNPVIYTLASREMRRAFLGLVCGICCRGNASIGGSGNKLEPSRSRSKSWSSQNNPNQSQRSSRQAELDKEQEKGTTHGEVSVVAGGAAQAQALDNDRKA, encoded by the coding sequence ATGATCAACCCTCAGATATACCTCCACTACAACTACACAGGGAAGCTGGACCACCGGCCCAGTGTGGGCACAAGCCCCGGAACTGTGGACATCAAAACCATCGTGTTCCTTATCATATGCAGCTTCATCGTCCTGGAGAACCTCACCGTGCTGGTGGCCATATGGAGAAACCACAGGTTCCACAACCGCATGTACTATTTCATCGGCAACTTGGCACTGTGCGACCTGCTGGCTGGAGTCGCTTACCTGGTCAACTTGCTCCTGTCTGGAGAGAAGACCCTGCAGCTCTCACCTGCCCTCTGGTTTGTCAGAGAGGGAAGCATGTTTGTAGCACTTGGTGCCTCCATTTTCAGTCTCCTAGCCATTGCCATAGAGAGACACCTGACAATGATCAAAATGAGGCCTTATGATGCCAACAAGAACTACAGAGTGTTTCTGCTCATCGGGACATGCTGGCTGATTGCCATATCCCTTGGAGCTTTGCCTATCCTCGGCTGGAACTGCCTGGACAACCTCCCTGATTGCTCCACAGTCCTCCCGCTCTACACCAAGAAATATGTAGCTTTCTGTATCATAGTTTTCATGGTTTTGCTCTTAGCCATGTCAGTCCTTTATGCCCGTATCTACATCCTGGTTAAGTCCAGCAGCCGGAAGGTGAGCAAGCACAGAAACTCTGAGCATGCAATGTCACTGCTGCGCACTGTCATCATTGTAGTTGGGGTCTTTATTGCCTGCTGGACGCCCATCTTTGTCCTGCTCCTGGTGGATGTGGCGTGTGAGCAACGTTGCCCCATCCTCTACAAGGCTGACTGGTTCATCGCGGTGGCTGTGCTCAACTCAGCCATGAACCCAGTCATTTACACTCTGGCCAGCCGCGAGATGAGACGAGCCTTCCTGGGTCTGGTGTGCGGCATTTGCTGTAGGGGTAATGCTTCCATCGGTGGCAGTGGGAACAAGCTGGAGCCCAGCCGCAGCAGGAGCAAGTCGTGGAGCAGCCAGAACAACCCCAACCAGAGCCAGCGGAGCTCCAGGCAGGCGGAGTTAGACAAGGAGCAGGAGAAAGGCACAACCCACGGCGAGGTCTCAGTTGTGGCAGGAGGGGCTGCTCAGGCTCAGGCCCTTGACAATGACAGAAAAGCCtga
- the LOC124051986 gene encoding zinc finger and BTB domain-containing protein 7C, which yields MVHHREEDLIGIPFPNHSSDVLCSLNEQRRDGLLCDVILIVRDQEYRTHRSVLAACSQYFKKLFTVATTDGGDHHHTAAVYEINFVAPESLTAILEFAYTSTLTVTASNVKEILNAAQMLEIPCIINVCLEIMDSGGGSGGGGGGGGAGGRVEEGEEDEEEEEDAEEDEEEEEEEEDEEEDMVSRKDEQEEEEDNASERSLQSSESRGEQTPQGAEDSPPPSTSTYHQQFDLSSQSRSPDTMRGKQESMESRALKDFSIESLLQEGLYPRMSTLDRRASFSPLLPGFYPSMWAAEFPAFPKQLLDPNHHQHPPPGASPQTRLPHTFPTSAPLEATRPLDLAVKREIIKEEMKEEVPLSLLHGNFLKDFVSSGLGATMNAGPVPPEGHALGPLKDEADFRSYLSFLSSASHLGALFPPWQLEEERKMKPKASQQCPICNKVIQGAGKLPRHMRTHTGEKPYMCTICEVRFTRQDKLKIHMRKHTGERPYICLHCNSKFVHNYDLKNHLRIHTGVRPYQCEHCYKSFTRSDHLHRHIKRQSCRISRPRRGRKPAAWRSTPTSNFLLPPTAATNRFEENGLSTVYQGVKNHGLGEMLGLGNRGLGFKSGDGAGRESREERQAEGKHITEEEKTGAGRQRGVFAFALAGEELLPHSPFFASTSDPWTMRLDRAPPIPEPAK from the exons ATGGTTCATCACAGAGAAGAGGACCTGATTGGGATTCCCTTCCCGAATCATAGCAGCGATGTCCTCTGCAGCCTCAATGAGCAGCGTCGCGACGGGCTCCTCTGCGATGTCATCCTCATCGTCCGTGACCAGGAGTACCGAACGCACCGCTCTGTTCTGGCCGCCTGCAGTCAGTACTTCAAAAAGCTCTTCACAGTGGCCACCACCGACGGTGGGGACCACCACCACACAGCGGCAGTGTATGAAATAAACTTCGTGGCTCCAGAGTCTCTCACAGCCATCTTGGAGTTCGCTTACACGTCTACTCTGACTGTGACGGCGTCCAATGTTAAAGAGATCCTGAACGCAGCTCAAATGCTGGAGATCCCCTGCATCATCAACGTTTGCCTGGAGATCATGGACAGCGGGGGTGGCAGCGGCGGTGgcggcggaggaggaggagcaggagggagagtggaggaaggagaagaggatgaagaggaagaggaggatgcagaggaagatgaggaggaggaagaagaagaggaggatgaagaggaggacatgGTGTCGAGAAAGGacgaacaggaggaggaggaggacaacgCCAGCGAGAGGTCACTACAGTCGTCAGAGAGCAGGGGGGAGCAGACGCCACAAGGGGCCGAGGACTCGCCGCCTCCCAGCACGTCCACGTACCACCAGCAGTTTGATCTGTCGTCCCAGTCACGGTCTCCGGACACCATGAGAGGAAAGCAG GAGAGTATGGAGAGTCGGGCTTTGAAGGATTTCTCCATTGAGTCTCTCCTCCAAGAGGGGCTGTACCCCCGCATGTCAACACTGGACAGGAGGGCCAgcttctcccctctcctcccagGCTTCTACCCCTCAATGTGGGCTGCAGAGTTCCCAGCCTTCCCCAAGCAGCTCCTGGACCCAAACCACCATCAGCATCCCCCTCCAGGAGCATCACCACAGACCAGGCTCCCCCACACCTTCCCCACCTCTGCACCGCTTGAGGCCACCAGGCCCCTCGATCTAGCTGTGAAAAGAGAGATCATaaaggaggagatgaaagagGAAGTCCCCCTCAGTCTGCTCCACGGCAACTTCCTGAAGGATTTTGTCAGCTCGGGCCTGGGCGCCACCATGAATGCTGGGCCAGTGCCACCCGAGGGTCACGCTCTGGGTCCGCTTAAGGATGAAGCTGACTTCCGGTCGTACCTGAGCTTCCTGAGCTCTGCGTCCCACCTGGGAGCCTTGTTCCCTCCctggcagctggaggaggaaagaaagatgaagcCCAAAGCGTCGCAGCAGTGTCCAATCTGCAACAAAGTCATCCAAGGTGCTGGGAAACTGCCTCGACACATGAGGAcgcacacaggagagaaaccttACATGTGCACTATCTGTGAAGTACGATTCACCAG acAAGACAAACTCAAGATTCACATGAGGAAGCACACAGGTGAGCGCCCCTACATTTGCCTCCACTGCAACTCCAAGTTTGTCCACAACTACGACCTGAAGAACCATTTGCGTATCCACACCGGCGTCCGTCCATACCAGTGTGAGCACTGCTACAAAAGTTTCACGCGGTCCGACCACCTACATCGACACATCAAGAGGCAGAGCTGTCGCATTTCCCGCCCCCGACGGGGACGAAAGCCAGCTGCTTGGCGGTCCACACCCACCAGTAACTTCCTGTTGCCCCCCACTGCTGCCACCAACCGGTTCGAGGAGAACGGGCTAAGCACCGTATACCAGGGAGTCAAGAATCACGGACTTGGGGAGATGCTCGGCCTCGGCAACAGGGGTCTGGGATTTAAGAGTGGGGACGGTGCAGGCAGGGAAAGCAGGGAGGAAAGGCAAGCAGAGGGGAAGCACATCacggaggaggagaagacaggaGCGGGGAGGCAGAGGGGAGTGTTTGCCTTCGCCCTGGCTGGAGAAGAATTGCTTCCCCACTCTCCATTTTTTGCTTCGACCTCTGACCCCTGGACCATGAGACTGGACCGTGCTCCACCCATTCCTGAGCCTGCCAAATGA